The following proteins are co-located in the Trichormus variabilis 0441 genome:
- the clpS gene encoding ATP-dependent Clp protease adapter ClpS, which yields MVTKLSIDVYAMSTAPTVTPERSNQTVRKSYPNYKVIVLNDDFNTFQHVAECLVKYIPGMTGDLAWDLTNQVHYEGQAIVWVGPQEPAELYHQQLRRAGLTMAPLEAA from the coding sequence ATGGTTACAAAACTTTCGATAGATGTTTACGCCATGAGTACAGCACCAACTGTCACTCCTGAACGGTCTAATCAAACTGTCCGCAAGTCCTATCCAAATTACAAGGTGATTGTGTTGAATGATGACTTTAATACTTTTCAACACGTTGCCGAGTGTTTGGTGAAGTATATTCCGGGTATGACTGGCGATTTAGCTTGGGATTTGACTAATCAAGTACATTATGAAGGACAAGCGATCGTTTGGGTAGGGCCGCAAGAACCCGCAGAATTGTATCACCAACAATTGCGTCGGGCTGGGCTAACAATGGCCCCCCTAGAGGCGGCTTAA
- a CDS encoding DUF2103 domain-containing protein has product MGKSSADHQKPVSRKKDGRLVWNHSTHIPGLIPILERLCQQDGIQTITPGVIGRVKGHSPKMQLRVSVPILGGYKIIARQGKTVQEVFILTPLAQDTLEAMIAIACKRG; this is encoded by the coding sequence ATGGGTAAATCCTCCGCCGACCACCAAAAGCCTGTCTCTCGTAAAAAGGATGGTAGATTAGTTTGGAATCATTCTACCCACATTCCCGGCCTGATACCGATTTTAGAACGCCTGTGTCAACAAGATGGCATTCAAACCATCACACCAGGAGTTATTGGTAGGGTTAAAGGCCACTCCCCCAAAATGCAACTGCGTGTGTCTGTTCCTATTCTTGGTGGCTATAAAATTATTGCCCGACAAGGCAAAACAGTGCAAGAGGTGTTCATCTTGACACCTCTTGCACAGGATACACTAGAAGCAATGATTGCGATCGCCTGCAAACGAGGGTAG